TGTCTCTTCTTTGCTTAGCACTTTCTACTAAACTGTCCCAACGCTCTCTCAGCCTTCCAATTTCGTTtgacaattttttgttttctttcgtAACTTGGTCGATTTTAATACCATAttccttgaattttttctcctcaTACAGCACCAATTCCTTCATAAATTGTTCCAGCCTTAAgttgattttcatttccGAGTTTTTgggaattttttctccttccACTTTTAGTTGAATGtcattattcaaattcGACTGTAAGCGATTTAGAATCGATATGAGGACTGGATCGTTTATGGGGTTTAGTGTGTCCTGGTATACTGAGTTATCCCAGTTTCTAGTATTACCCACCCCATTTATCGAGGCTTTGTTGTTTAGAATAACTGTACCAATAAGCATATTGTTTTTCACCATTCCAATGCTATTCTCTTCCGGTGATTGCTTTTCAATCAAAAGCTCtaattcttgaattttcaCCGTGATGTCCTGTTTTAATAAATCGATAGCTTGTGAAACGTCTGGACTTAATTCATTTCGATATAAATTCCCGTTCTGTGGACCTAATACTTCGATGGCTTCTTGGTATTTCACTCTTGCATTAGCAAAATCTCCTTTTCGGCATTTCTGCTCAGCGTTTTCAATTATCCTATAAACCTAAATAACAGTATTATGTATGAGTTTGTTAGTCCTCAATGGACAAAAAGGATAAGGCGTAAACCAGTTAACTTACTTCTGCTAAGGTGCTCATTCCGTaaccaaattttttcaggagCTGTTGGTTGGATTTAGTAAATCGGGCGCCACGGTCAGTTGCGTGTTCTCACCTCATACAGGACCTTCTGTCGCATTCTGCGTTATATCTTCCGGTTTTTCCACCCTTTAGAGAACCCCGAAGTCGAAAGGTGGCGCTATCAGTATATGTaatgacaaaaaaaattaagcTTTAAACATACTACAATACAGTGGGGAATCTACAAATGGGAATGATACATTAAAGGGACAATTATCATCGATGAGTAAATAGACAGTGCCGTTACAAAGGAATTGGCCGGAAGTGGAACTAGTAAGGAAGGGAGAGATCATTACGTTAATTTATGATCGCCGTCAGCATCCAAACTTTCTTCCAACTCTCCAACCATGTTTTCGTCATCGACGAGCACGTCGTCCAGGTACGAATCTTGTTCTGCAGCTACATAATCTTCCATTAGACTCTGTACTACTTCTCTCGACTCGATAAATTCATCTTGAACATTTTGCATTGACTGAAACAAGTCACCCACGTTATAGTTATTCAGAAAGGCTCCCTTGGCAAACACTTTATCGAAAGTAGTACATGCATTCTCAAAAACCCCGACCACAGTGGACATATTACTTAACATCATACCGGCTACTTCGTTTTCATTAGGTTGTGAGGGTAAATAAGGCGATCTTCTTCCAATATTAACGTGCATCGCAGAAGATGACCACGAGGGAAATTTAATACGCTGCTGTATCTTGGTCATTGCACGCGATATCAGACTAGGCTCCGCATTGCCAATGATTGTGTTGTAAACGTTAAAATATGTAGGGCTATTCATTGCGGTAGAGACAAGAGAATTAGAAGGGTCTAATAAATCCAGCATAACGTCGTAACTGGAATGGCCCTTATGTGCAACGTCATCATGAATATAATCTGATGTGAATGGCGTGAAGCTGGGGCttagaaaatgaagttcGGGAGAAGGAATCAGGGTGGAGTAGATACTCGGTAAGGACGAATACATGTAACTAGGAAACCGTATGCTGTTCGTGACCGAAGATATTATAGCCGATATCAATTGGTTTGTGTGTTGCAAATCTATGTTCGGGTTTCTAAACACTTTGCCGGAAATATTCAACAAAGAAGCATTATCAAACACCACGGTTGCATCGCTATCCTCTATTAGTCTCCTCAAGGCCAAAATGGTGTTATAAGACTGAACAACAACCTCGGAAGACCTTGCAGGAAACACAGAATACGTCGTcagaattttctttggatAGCGATCACACAATGCTTCTAAGAGATTGGACCCTAGGCCGGAGCCCGTTCCACCTGCCACCGAGTGCAACAATTGGAAACCCTCAAAATTGTCGGTAGAGTCGATCTCCTTATCGATCTTGTTCAGGATATCATCCTGGTTGCGCGTTCCTATATCGTACCCGTTGGCCCAAGAATTACCGGCGCTGGCACCGTCAGAAGCCACCCAAGTGTTTCGAGGATCGAAAAACCCACGAAATGTGTTCTCCATGTCGGCAATGACACTGGGCTCAGAGTCCAGCAGAATGGCTCTTGGCGTAAACCTATTCCTACTGTTTTCACGAAAAAACGGCTTTGTATCGTCTTCTCTTTCTGCGCTTGAATCAGGAAGCTGCGACAGCCCATCGGTGCCTATAGCGTGCTCTTTCGCCAATTGCGACCAGAGAAACTTACCAACGTGATTTCCGCATTGACCTGCTTGCAAAGTGATAATTTCGCCACCCATGGATAGTAATACGTTGGCTCTTTCCACGAGGTATGGCAACCAATGTTACGCCCTTTGTAGCTTCTGTTATGATTACTATTATGTTTGTGAGATTtcccaaaagaaaatactgaCGCGTCATGTTACCCGGTAATGATCATAAATATCAGGGTAACCAATCACAACACGAATAATGGCACATGTGTGGAGCATATAGGCAATACTGCGATGCCTAAAAAAGGTGCATTTTTATGATTGTTGAAGTTTAAACTAGAAGAATgtacacatatatataaggGCGTGCCTTAATGTAGGGAATTGGACGATCGGTTGCATATGTGGGTACTTCGTAAGCCATTATTGCTGTAGTTATTTTGACTGTTTTCCAGAACTTAGCCAATCTTTTATCCTTGGGGTGACATAGCAATCCCATAGGAGGGATCCCTCACCGTAATGAATCGCCTtgtcttgttttttgtaGGAGACGATTACTTTCGATAAGTCTTTTTCGGAAACAGTGGGtgcctttttctttgccttcAGACAGTACTGCACCTGTTCTGTGAATTTGTTTTGGTACGGCGTCACAGTGACTTGTTCGACATGCGCCGCAAATTGGCCCTTTTTAATGATATCGGGCGAATTTTCCCAATCTATAAGACCACCGGCCCAGTTTATCGTACCGGGTCCGTTAGTTTCCGAGCCGCCTGGCCAAACGGCGACCTCTAGCCTCATAGGTGTTTGTGGGTACCTGTATTCTTTGTTGATGGGGTCCCACGTatccttcttcaaaacagTGCGAGCCATTCTACCGTCGACATACCATATAATTCTTTCTGAATCCCAATCAATCTCATAATTGTGGTAAGTTGACCAGGTGTCCGCGCCCACAGGATATCTTTGCATTCTTGTATAATCTAACATCCCCTGCGAGTAATAGTTTAGTTGGGTCATTGTCGGATCACCACCCAGCCACTCGAAGTCAATCTCGTCCCCAATTGCGGATATCAAGTCAAAAGCAGTAACGACACCCCTTGATCTCGCTGTTTTCATTCGCACGCTTGCCTTACCATATAGGAACGACCTGGTCGATGCAACCAAACTTCcggttgttttttttggcataGCCAATACAATATTTCCGCTACTTGCTTCGATTGACGTATAGCCGCTGTGTGTGAAGTCAAAATCTTCCAACATTTTTTCTGCCTCTTTACTGTCCGGAGTGACCAAGAATTTTGCGTAATGTATGATTCTCTTGGAATTGAGTTCCCCTTCAATTACACCCACCTTAGCATTTGCCTTATTTGGAGAATGTTCCTCCTTTATTGGGGGTCTAGGCTGATAGTTCGCGATGAATTTGGGAATTTTTGGCGTGCTAGCAAATTCGAGTTTTAAAGTGGGCACTAAAGCAGGTATAGGAGCGCAGCTCTCCTCGTCGAAAGAAGACCTCACATTACACCCGCCGACACATACCGGACCAGCTCCACATTCATTATATGGCGAGCAGCACGGCCATTCAGCGGGACAAGGTTTATTTGTGGAGCAAGGTATGGAGTTTTTGGGCTTGTATAGTTCTCCGTGGGTGAACCCGATATAGCTAATAAGCGGCAGCAGCTGAAATATCAagttcttcattttctgtatTTTGTGCAAAAGGCCTCAAATATCAGACACATAAACTATACAGGGGCGTTCTTGTAGCTCGTTATGAGTTAATAACTATTAGCTattattgcattttttttacaatcGTCGGGAGgtctgtattttttttgtgacGCCTTTAAAAACCTGGTAGAACGAGCACATAAGAGAGGCAAATATCGAAGGTCCACAAACATGGTAGGTTGACTTGAGAGGAAACGGCGTTAAGACAATAGAAAATGCCGATATATTGAATCGTGGCTGATTTGCAACAACTGCTAAGAACATTGGAGCTGCTGAACTTGATGATGAGTCGGCACCCAACCCAAACATCTTAGTCGATATTTTTGctcatcttttttttttgctcattgaaaaattgcaatGGCGGCTGGACTTTGATTTGATAGCACACCCAGTTTCAATAACCTTCAATGCTAACCCATAATTTTCCAGAGTTCTAAATGCCTGCTAGCACTATGAATAATGTGTAGCGATAAAATACTTAAGCCATGCTAGATTCTAAACTTCGgagtttttcttttcttttcatgctTTAGTTATTTCTATCAAGTGCATTTTGTAAAAGTCCCTAGTTCTCTTGTCCTTCACAAACTCACGTCCACGGAGAAAGCTAACTGGACCAATATGATCCGAATTCGTGTGTTATTCTGCCTATTTATATCCTTTATTGCAGTGGTACAATCGAGTGCTACAATAATAAGCTCTTCGTGTGTTTCTCAAGCTTCACTCTACCAGTTCGGGTGTTCTAGTAGTAGGACTCTAAGTTGCTACTGTAATAACGTCAATTGGCTGGGCTCAGTAACCGCATGTGCCTATGAAAACTCTAAGTCTAACAAGACGTTAGACAGCACCTTAATGAAACTTGCCGCACAATGTTCAAGCATCAAAGTTTACACTTTAGAGGacatgaagaaaatttatttaAACGCCTCAAATTATTTAAGAGCTCCTGTGAAAAGCGACACGAAACTTGTGGTTAATCAACCTCTAACGGCGAACGAGACAGCGTACCATTACTATTACGAAGTCAGTTATGGTACACATCTTAACCTAATGCGTTCTCAATGGTGTGCCTGGGGTcttgtcttcttttggGTGGTCGTGCTTGCTGTCGCCACTGTTTTCAATATTATGAAAAGGATATTCGGTAAAAGCATTGTGCCAAACtccatcaaaaaatcactTATTTATCCCTCCGTCTATAAAGATTATCATGAAAGGACCTTTTATCTATGGAAACGTCTGCCATTCAATTTCCCAACTAGAGGCAGAGGTCTAGTTGTGTTAGTCTTTGTTATTTTGACTATATTGTCCCTAAGTTTCGGCCATAATATCAAACTTCCTCACCCCTATGATAGACCTAGATGGAGAAGAAGTATGGCTTTCGTAAGTCGCAGAGCGGATTTAATGTCTGTTGCACTTTTCCCTATAGTTTATCTATTTGGAATAAGAAATAACCCTTTCATTCCCATAACAGGCATTTCGTTCTCCGCATTCAATTACTATCACAAATGGTCTGCATACGTCTGTTTTATGTTGGCTGTTGTTCATTCGATTGTCATGACAGCTTCAGGAGTCAAAAGGGGTGTTTTCCAGGCTTTAGTACGCAAATTATACTTTAGATGGGGTATAGTAGCAACGATATTGATGTCTGTgattattttccaaagtgAGAAAGTTTTTAGAAATAAAGGGTACgaaattttccttcttaTTCATAAAGCTATGAATATTATGTTCATTATTGCCATGTATTATCATTGCCATACTCTGGGCTGGATGGGCTGGATTTGGTCAATGGCAGGTATATTATGCTTTGATAGGTTCTCGAGAATTGTAAGAATCGTTATGAATGGAGGCTTGAAAACTGCTACGTTAAGCACTACCGCTGATTCCAATGTTATTAAAATTTCGGTGAAAAAACCgaagttcttcaaatatcAAGTGGGTGCTTTTGCATACATGTATTTCCTATCACCAAAGAGTGCATGGTTCTACAGTTTTCAATCCCATCCATTTACAGTATTATCAGAACGACACCGTGATCCAAACAACCCGGATCAATTAACCATGTATGTCAAGGCAAACAAGGGTATCACTCGGGTTTTATTGTCAAAAGTCCTTAGCGCTCCAAATCACACTGTGGAttgcaaaatattcttggaAGGTCCATATGGTGTAACAGTACCACATATAgctaaaataaaaagaaatttagtAGGCGTAGCCGCTGGCTTGGGTGTTGCGGCTATTTATCCACACTTTGTTGAATGTTTGCGTCTACCATCCACTGAACAGTTCCAGCATAAGTTCTACTGGATTATCAATGACCTATCGCACCGAGAAtggtttgaaaatgaactgCAGTGGTTGAAGGAGAGGAATTGTGAAGTTTCAGTCATATTCACTGGTTCTAGTTGTGAGGATACAAATTCTGACGAGAGTACAAAGGGCTTCGACGACAAAGAAGACGGTAAAATCACTGTGAGATGCCTCAACAAAAGACCTGACTTGGAGGAACTAGTACGTTCTGAAATTAAACTCTCGGAACTAGACAACAATAACGTCACCTTTTATTCTTGCGGGCCAGCAACCTTCAACGATGACTTTAGACACGCAGTCGTTCAAGGTTTAGATTCTTCTTCGAAGATTGATGTTGAactagaagaagaaagttttaCATGGTAAGGATGACCTCGGTAATTCTTACACGCATACCCTTGGTATTTGTCGTTAATGTTCGTCCTTTTTCGTGTCTTATCGAACAAATACTTATATAAATCTATAAATCAATGTAAATAATCATGACAGAAATACGTAACTGGTAATAAAACACAATTCAATGTCTCACATGGCCTCCAGATCTACGTTCCATCCTCGCTGTCACTGCTTTCTTCTTGGGTCTGTTGGGAAAGTAGctctttccatttttgcGTGAGCTCCCTTATTGCTTCCGGATTTAAACTCGCTTCAACAAGATCCTGGGGAACATGATTTTCGGAATGTTCCTTTGATGCAAACCTGCAAGTGTTGTGACTGGTCACTAACCTCAGTTCATAGTCCTCATCGCTATTACCTCCATCCTTCGAAGGTACTGCCGTAGCGATTTCATTCCATGAAAACAACAGGGGATCTGTTTTCCTTGAGAATGGATTTACATCaacgatgaagattttattgaaaggTCTTGGAACATAAATGTCGAGTACAAAACTTTTGTCGGGGAACTTGGGTAGAACAACCTCGTGAACTAGCTCATCCATAAGGTCCTTGAACGTGTCTGATAGCTCATCCAAATAGTCATAGTAATTCAAATCACGCTGGGTAGCCCCGACGATGTGAGAATCTTTAACGAAAACTCTAAATTCGAGCGCAGGATTCATGTCACACCATTGCCTAAGAATCAAGTCAAATTTTAAgcccttttcttcatcgcCGTCCACACAGCCCTCAAATGCCCTTTGAAGATCATGCATTATATAATTGGATGCGTTCAAAAGAAGGTACAGTTCATTTACTTCGTTACATCTCATAGTATTGTTCGGCAAAATCCAAGTAGCATCCCTTGGCGCCGACCAGTTCAACTTAGGGGCCACTGCGCCCAGTTCGTTCATTGCGTCGTTCAGTTGCTCGTGCAAGTTCGGGAAATCTAGGAGCGGTTCTACCTCCTGAACAAATTCGGTGGCGGtatcttcatcgtcttccCAGTCACTATaatcattatcttcattccTTATTATTTCCTCTGTGTAAATCGACCTTGAGTTTTCCTCTTGCGGTAGTTTGATGCCATCCTGTTCCAAATATTGAATGAATTCCTTTGGTAAAGATTTAATTATTATAGACTTCGGCACATATTTAGAATATAATGAGGACCAGAATGAGTACGAACAGTGTTCAACCTGCGCCCGTGTCACTGGCATATCTATAAAAGTTGCATATTCTTGTGAGGACATTGTCGACTAGTCTGGTCTTTGTCTTTCGGTTATGAATATCTTGATTTGACTGTTCGCAAATCAAAGCATTTTttagctttcttttttttttctatgtAATAGCTCATCGGAGAATATCCGTTCATTTTGCCAGAAAACCTTTTCtaacaaaaattttgaagtaCTTTTTACTTACTTACTTAGGCGGCATAACTATACTCGATGTTAGTAATATGTACACATAATGCAAGTAATCAggaaaacatttttgaaagagattttttggctttttcgttttgttgtttccttttcaatttcgtGTCGTGGATGGCTTTCAAAATGGCGGCATCATTAGGTTGGAAAGTCGTGGCCATTTCCAGGTCGTTGAGGGCCATATCAGTGTCGTTGACATGATGATAAGCCAGCCCGCGACGGTACAAAGCCTTGGCCTTGGCCTTTTCGTCAGCCGCTTCAGCGTACAACACCTCTGATGAAGCTACTAGGACTTGTTTGtaatctttcaatttcagaGCACAGATGGCGATATTTAAAGGAATAGACACTTTTAATTGGTTGATTTTCTCGATTTGCTCCTTTGGCAAGTCTTCTGGGACATACTCCTTCAAGAATTTATCACACTTAGCATATTTCTCTAAAGCCACCGAGtagttttgttttttgaactGTTCGGTACCAATGTTCTTTACCGTTTCGATTGCCTTGAAAACAGTatcgaattttttcaagtccactttttcatcttgcTTCAGAATATCTTCGTAATTGTCACCGTACTCGTCTGTTGGCGTGGCTTCTGCGTTTTCTGGCGCTTGATAATCATCAGGCAACACACCACAGTCTTCGATCTTTACATCACGCATTGGCTTGTTGTTTTCTTGGTCACATTGTTGATCTTCAATCAAACGAACAATTCTCCTACCTTGAATGACTTCACCAAACACAACATGCTTCCCATCCAAATGAGGAGTAGGAGCACAGGTTATAAAGGCTTGGGATCCGTTGGTGTTTGGACCTGCGTTAGCCATGGATAGGAGAAAAGGCTTGTCGTGTTTAACAGTAAAGTTCTCGTCCtcgaatttttcaccatATATACTCTCACCGCCTGTTCCATCAAAATTAGTGAAATCACCAAACTGGCACataaattctttgataaCTCTGTGAAAGATGGAGCCCTTGTATGATAAAGGTACATCGGGTTTAGTTTTTGCCATACCAGCATTTCCTTCACACAGTTTCAAGAAGTTTTCAGCTGTTTTAGGCACAATGTCATTGTATAGTTCAAACACGATACGGCCTTGTGGTTTGCCTCCGATTGAAATATCGAAAAAAGTCTTAGATCTAGCCATCTTTGCTCTGCGGTTCTCAAACTGTCTTGTTGGCCCGGCTACATTTCAGATGCATCAGCACCTTTGCTATTTTCGACTTACTTAAAtactttttgtttgaacGTTTTCCAACTAAGGCGGAAAAATAATTCTAGAAGCTCATAGAAATACCGTCCCAAAACGCAGTAGTTTCATACTCTGTGAGAGAAAACAGATTGTTCCGATGGCCGATATCGTCTAATACACCACATTATATAGCAAGATACTTTGAATGTCATTTGTGCTGTTTTTCCAAACCGCTACTGGCCGCCCCATCCACGTCCACCGTGCTTACACGCTCCCTGTTGCCGTTCTGTTCCCAGCATTTTCTAAACAACGTCATCTCATTGAAGCACTGCCTCCAGTCGCCGGTCTCTGCGTGGCACAGCTGTAATGCAAGGTTTTCAACGTAGCATCCGGTCTTCGAGATCCTCGTGTCCCATACATCTGGATCTTCGTCCTCTTGCACCTCCTTGTATTCTTCCAACGCCTGCTTGTAATACTCTGAATTCTTACCAGTCTTACTCATTCACACTATATGCTGGTTCTAGCCTGCCAGAAGCTTCCTTTCCCCTTAGTCTTCCTTAGTTTGACACCACTGTTAAAAGTACCTTCAATGGCTGAGGCCCCTTTTTTTCGGGCAATTGTTgcatggaaaaaagaagaaaataaaaacataaaaTGAAGCGAATGGATGAGAAGAGGGGAGGGGAAGGAAAGCAAAACGGAAAAGGTCAAACACATCAAGGACCTATTCGTGAAATCGTTGGTTAGCTTAATTCAAATCgattcttcttcatatttagtttttttgcttctctCAGTCACAGAATATTGCGTACACTAGTTgctctttcttccttttaCACCAGAACGGTAGataaacaagaacaacCCGTCGATCAAGTAAGTCTATCATGGTATTTGGGTTTACGAAAAGGGACAGAAGGGTGCCTGACCTGTCCAGGTACGATTACTACTACCAGAACCATGAGGATTACAACAAGAGCCCTCAATTATCTGCCGCAGCTGCCTCTGCTGCTTCTGCCGCGTCACCGGATCGAACCAATTATTCGAGGTCACATTCGTTGGTTAGCCATGCACCTCCCGTATCAAAACAGAGAAGCTCTGTGAAACCTCCGGGGAGAAGGCTGTCCACGTCGTCTGCTGTCCCAGCATCATCCAGGGGAATGGCCAAGCAGCATTCACAAAAAACATACTCGCTAAGATCGCAAAGAAGTGGGGAATATCATCTTCACCCACCCGGCAATGCCAACCATGGGAGCCGTATGAACTCAATGACGTCTGGTGCCAACTCCAGAAGAAACTATGGCAGCAAAAATAAGCCCGCAAGTGGTAACAATAGCGATTCAAGGGCTAATTCTATTACAGTAAAGACTACACAGGTGACAGACCCCTCTGGAAGGACTCAATCGATCACGAAAaagacaataaaaaaaataaatgggTACGAATATGTAGAGACCACGACTACAACCAAGAACCTGGTACCATTGGGCGATTCACAACGCCACTTCGATGAATTTAGTGGGAATTATATGTTGCAAGACGATGACATCGTAGAGGAACAAGACGGTGATAACATTCACGACATAATGGAGGAAAACGAGACGGATAACGAAAAGTCATCCTCTCCGGTAAGTGTAGGCCGCTTACCGAATGATTCTAACTTAAACATGGAAAAACCAGATTTCCCGCCTGGATCGTACTTTCACCATAAATATTCGACAGACGTCATGCCCCTAGAGGAGGAAAGCAGTCTATCCAACTTTAGTGACGCGTTAGATTATATCCCTCCCACCGGCCAACCcaataataaatatattCATAACCAAAGGAAACAAGCATCGACGgcaagaaggaagaaaaaacagccCGttgtgaaaaatgaagaaccGAAGGTTAAGAAACCATTAACGGAAGCAGAAATGTACGTGAAAGCCCTAGAAGTTGCCAAAAGAAACGTCTATCACACGAACGCACCATCGAATGACTTTTCGACTTCGCTTGGAAGCGACAAACTCAGGAAAAGTAGGATGGGCCAAAATATGACTTTAAGAAGTAATAGCGATTCGCCAACCACCACTGCTAAATCTGGCGTCGACGCTCAACCTAAAAGATTTACTAGTACCTTCTTCCATAGAAATAATGGTAAAAGTGAACCCCATGAAGAGCGTAACCTCTCACTGATCTCGCATTCTAAACCGGAAAAAGCGGTAGATCCAATACCAGAGCCCAAACATGCGAACATAGCGTTGACCGACGAGGAAATGTATGATCAGGCTTTGAAAATTGCACAAGCTAGATACTACAATTCCCATGGTATCCAGCCTGAAGCTATCAATAACACCGCGGCTAAACCTAAGCAGACCAGTGTTGATCATTCGGCGCCTATTGCAAATGTTTCGTCCAATGGAAAACGTTATTCAGGAGAATCACAAATTCCGATCCAGAGCGAAGTGCATGAATACGAATCCGTCCCATTGCAGAAGACAAGAACGGCTGGCTCTTCCAAAAACAAGTTCAAGAGCATGTTTGATAAGGTGTTGCAATTTTCACAGGAAAATTACGGTTATCAGGCCAAGAAAGAGCAAACACAGCAAGCTGCAGTCAACCCTACCACTGAAGAAAGCCTTCAAGTTGTATCCACCTCGGAAGGCGTGCCTGCAACCGGGTCTTTCTCGAATTACAACGCCGCAGCGAATTCAGTTTCCGAGGGCCCTCTCTCGCCTTCACTACAACAGGCAGGATCCGTTCGTTCGTCCTCGAACGGACAAAGCCAAAGCAACATACCCACTCCGCCAGAGGCTGCTACTACGAGGATGATAACGCCTGAACATCAAGAAACTGTGAAGTCATCTTCTTCGCTTTTGCAGGATCAGACTCCACAGCGCCAAGAAAACGCTACGGAtccaacaacaacaacaacaacaacaacaacaacaaacGAGCTGTCCATCGCTGAACCAACCGCATCACCCACCACACCCACTGAAACCCCCGTCGTTTCTCAGCCAATAATGGTTACAACAACAAATACCACCAAGACAATACAAGCTCAAGCTCCTCCCACGAAGCACAAAAAGTCTAGCTTTTTCTCTAAActgttcaagaaaaagagtaGCCGTTAGCCATTCTTCCTAATTCCTAAGTCCggttttgattttttctcttttctttcttgttaaATTTCAATCACTAATGTAACCTAATCTTAATATAACTTTTATACTTTTATACTTTTATAATTACTAATTTCCCCAGTTTAGGCCAATCAGATCACAATGCTCGCAACTATTACTAACGCGCCGGCCTCTCATTGGTTCAGCGCCCCTTTCGTGACccgatttttttttgcttcattGTTAGCCCGAAAGTCTCACAATGAAGATGCTAACTTAAGAttaaatatgaaaaattgatacAAAATAATTGAATTTAAACAATGAATTCAGAAAGGACATCGCCCTcaatttttgcttttttagGTTTATAGAATAGAAACATAACAGAATAAGGCGTCCAAACTCTTTTTCTCCAGTGTGATAtattgaacaaagaaacaattttttgtcCCCCCATATTTCGTGCGCACAAATATTATGTCCATAGTAGCACTAAAGAACGCGGTAATGACCCTCATACAGAAAGCCAAAGGTAGTGCTGGAACCTCGGAATCCGGGGGGTCTGAATCGACTCCCTTGCTGAGAGGCAGCAATAGCAATAATTCAACGCATGATAGCTCATCCTCATCTAGCTCGGATATTATCTATGGTGGAAATGCAACG
This genomic window from Saccharomyces kudriavzevii IFO 1802 strain IFO1802 genome assembly, chromosome: 12 contains:
- the MSC3 gene encoding Msc3p (similar to Saccharomyces cerevisiae MSC3 (YLR219W); ancestral locus Anc_8.440) — translated: MVFGFTKRDRRVPDLSRYDYYYQNHEDYNKSPQLSAAAASAASAASPDRTNYSRSHSLVSHAPPVSKQRSSVKPPGRRLSTSSAVPASSRGMAKQHSQKTYSLRSQRSGEYHLHPPGNANHGSRMNSMTSGANSRRNYGSKNKPASGNNSDSRANSITVKTTQVTDPSGRTQSITKKTIKKINGYEYVETTTTTKNLVPLGDSQRHFDEFSGNYMLQDDDIVEEQDGDNIHDIMEENETDNEKSSSPVSVGRLPNDSNLNMEKPDFPPGSYFHHKYSTDVMPLEEESSLSNFSDALDYIPPTGQPNNKYIHNQRKQASTARRKKKQPVVKNEEPKVKKPLTEAEMYVKALEVAKRNVYHTNAPSNDFSTSLGSDKLRKSRMGQNMTLRSNSDSPTTTAKSGVDAQPKRFTSTFFHRNNGKSEPHEERNLSLISHSKPEKAVDPIPEPKHANIALTDEEMYDQALKIAQARYYNSHGIQPEAINNTAAKPKQTSVDHSAPIANVSSNGKRYSGESQIPIQSEVHEYESVPLQKTRTAGSSKNKFKSMFDKVLQFSQENYGYQAKKEQTQQAAVNPTTEESLQVVSTSEGVPATGSFSNYNAAANSVSEGPLSPSLQQAGSVRSSSNGQSQSNIPTPPEAATTRMITPEHQETVKSSSSLLQDQTPQRQENATDPTTTTTTTTTTNELSIAEPTASPTTPTETPVVSQPIMVTTTNTTKTIQAQAPPTKHKKSSFFSKLFKKKSSR
- the CDC123 gene encoding cell proliferation protein CDC123 (similar to Saccharomyces cerevisiae CDC123 (YLR215C); ancestral locus Anc_7.318) — encoded protein: MSSQEYATFIDMPVTRAQVEHCSYSFWSSLYSKYVPKSIIIKSLPKEFIQYLEQDGIKLPQEENSRSIYTEEIIRNEDNDYSDWEDDEDTATEFVQEVEPLLDFPNLHEQLNDAMNELGAVAPKLNWSAPRDATWILPNNTMRCNEVNELYLLLNASNYIMHDLQRAFEGCVDGDEEKGLKFDLILRQWCDMNPALEFRVFVKDSHIVGATQRDLNYYDYLDELSDTFKDLMDELVHEVVLPKFPDKSFVLDIYVPRPFNKIFIVDVNPFSRKTDPLLFSWNEIATAVPSKDGGNSDEDYELRLVTSHNTCRFASKEHSENHVPQDLVEASLNPEAIRELTQKWKELLSQQTQEESSDSEDGT
- the CPR6 gene encoding peptidylprolyl isomerase CPR6 (similar to Saccharomyces cerevisiae CPR6 (YLR216C); ancestral locus Anc_7.313) codes for the protein MARSKTFFDISIGGKPQGRIVFELYNDIVPKTAENFLKLCEGNAGMAKTKPDVPLSYKGSIFHRVIKEFMCQFGDFTNFDGTGGESIYGEKFEDENFTVKHDKPFLLSMANAGPNTNGSQAFITCAPTPHLDGKHVVFGEVIQGRRIVRLIEDQQCDQENNKPMRDVKIEDCGVLPDDYQAPENAEATPTDEYGDNYEDILKQDEKVDLKKFDTVFKAIETVKNIGTEQFKKQNYSVALEKYAKCDKFLKEYVPEDLPKEQIEKINQLKVSIPLNIAICALKLKDYKQVLVASSEVLYAEAADEKAKAKALYRRGLAYHHVNDTDMALNDLEMATTFQPNDAAILKAIHDTKLKRKQQNEKAKKSLSKMFS
- the COA4 gene encoding Coa4p (similar to Saccharomyces cerevisiae COA4 (YLR218C); ancestral locus Anc_7.311), encoding MSKTGKNSEYYKQALEEYKEVQEDEDPDVWDTRISKTGCYVENLALQLCHAETGDWRQCFNEMTLFRKCWEQNGNRERVSTVDVDGAASSGLEKQHK